Below is a genomic region from Henckelia pumila isolate YLH828 chromosome 3, ASM3356847v2, whole genome shotgun sequence.
CCTAGATCCAAATctcaatgcatgctctgatatcataaatATAATGACCCGTTCTGGGACACTAACTAatcaaagcttaagcatgcaataaatctTAAACCAATAATCAATCAAAACCAACGGAAACTAAAATGATAAAACTAAAAACCCCGATGGAATACAACCGATACTGAAATCAAGTGTAGCTAAATGTTATACAATCCCATCGAATAACAATACTAAAAATCAACTAATAGAAACCTGGTATAGTACAAATCCAACCTTTCTGCAGCTAAACAACCTCTACCTTTCGGTCCATACAACTTGAGCTCTGCCCTGTAGAATGAAGTGTCCAGAACAAAAAAAAACGAGGACATAAGCTAACAACGCTCAGTACGAAAGTATGCGTATACATATGCCATGAATGCTAATGCAAATGAAAGGGTACCAGAAACCTATCACGGTAGAAACTTTTCTCAAAAAATAGGCGTCATGATACGTAGCACACTAAGCCATCGCACAGGAGGTACTCCCATGCCATAAGAATAAGTGGACAAAATTAACCAGACTCGAACCCACGAAATCCATCCACAAATAACTCGGCGTTGAACAACCTCTCTACTAATAATATCAAAGTATATGCTCAACATGAAACTTCGTGTAGCTGTAACAACCGTggcataataaatgcacataagcattgtcatataaaccatgcaaatatagaacatgcatactcaactaggatatctcggataatacgtctGTACCTCTATTAAGcaactcaagcaacctagcAACGCTGGCTCTCTAGTCCAAACCTATAAGCAGATAATCATCATATCACTTACTGTCTATTAAAAACCTTAAATAGACTAATAACTACTCACAGAAGCTAATCAGAGTGTAAACTTATACATGCGTCCATCGCTAGACCTTTGATACAATGACCTCAAAACCTAGGCACAACTTCACTATGATCCTGGTAGTGCTTTGCTATTGACTGGCCATCAAGACGACATCCGAAAACTTTCCAAAATCGTCaaaaaagagaaaggaaagagtGAATTGATGAGTTGTAAATGAAGCTctcggcccctatttataggaaacgatcggactttggagcttccgatctatctATCGGAGCTTTCTATCTCTATTCACCGAACGCGTGTCCttgattggacaacacactaCTTCTGACGAAGTTCAGACCTTTCGAACTggggtttggagcttccgatctatgtCACGTCAAGTCACCAATCAGAATTCACATACTTTCTTATCCAAAGacgatcggaccttccgatcttgagttcggagcttccgaactcaccttctgCCTCCGAAGTACAACACTTATCGAACCGGTCAAGAACTGGCCAAGAACCCGTTCAACCGATtttccaaatttttttatttttttgaaaaattagtttttttaattaaaactttaatttaatattttattatatttatatacacattattatttggaatttttactttgttataaatattattttagtaatattcgagttttttaattaattacttaatttattcttaaaaaatatataactataactaatattttgaatatatttatatagttatttagttTCAAACTAttttggatttttaaaatttaaaatatattattaattatattatcttATATAAACGATTTTCCGATCCGACCGTCCCGTTAAAATGCTCAGACTTGTTGAaccatttttaaaataaatccgTTTGATCACCGATCCGATTATAAAAACATTGAACTGAAGAGATAATATAATGAGTGAGCGTTTAGAATAACATTTATTGAATAGAAGTAGATCAAACACAATATATAAAGAAATTAATAAAAGCGttacataaaattttcaaaacataTGATGACAAAAACGTAATCATACAGCACCATGTTTTCAAAATCGGACCGGACCGGCCGTTCAAGCGGAAACCGGACACTGGTCCGGTCCGGATTGCTCCTAATAATCGTTTTTATGGTCAAAATCGATcaaaaccggtcaagaaccggtcGAACTGGCTTCGAACTGGTCGAACTAGTCAAAAAACCGGCTCAGAATCGGTcaaaaaccggttcaaccgatttttcgaattttttttttataaaaaatatattttttattttaaaaacttaatttaatatttttaatatatatatatacaagattatttggaatttgtactttattaaaaatattattttattaatattaatgttttttaattaattaatttagtttttaaaaatatataactaaaattaatattttgtatatatttatatggttatttagttttcaaacaatgataaatctatatatttttctattttattttattaatttaaaatatattattaattatattatattttataaacgACTTTTTGGTCCGACCGTTCGATTAAAACGGTCCGACCGATTGAACCATTCTTTTAAGATAAACCGATTCGATCACCCATCTGATCATAAAAACATTGATACAACACTGCAATTTCATTTTAATTTCTCCACAAATTGCCGATTAATCGTTATTTGTTACTTCTCTAAGTATGGGTCGACCTTCTCAGTTCTTAAAATATAAATAGAGCAGGGGTATTTATGGAATATGAAAAATATCATCACCCCAAACCCTAGCTATAAGATCTAGCATCGTTGTCCCCCCACTAGCTAAAACCAGCGCTTTGCTTATCGGAAGTCAGGACGCAGCGAAGCCCTCCCCTCTTCTCTCTCAGCCATGGTAAACTTCTTCAAAAGTTTCATCTGATTCATACGATGCATAAATTCTCAATTTTAATCATTTCAGTTCAAtgatctgttttttttttcccttgcgCTCAGTTAATTACTgtctttgtttttgtttttcgcGTGAAATTGGTGTTTGGTacctttatttgaattttaggtCATAAATTCGGTCgagtattttgttttttttgtttttgtttttttactttctgtgtttgtacGAAtcctttgttatttttttttattgtagctCGTGGATATTGGGGTTGGGTTATTTATTACGATGGAGAATCAATGTAATTCTTGAATAATGTTCTCTGGTTGTTAATATAAAttgttcattttttatttttttggcagaATTGCCTGGAGCCTGTATGCCTGATTATAGTTAGAACTCATGTGGTGTACCTAGGGAAAACTGAAAAGCCAATGGGAGGGAGATTGTTCTTCGGACGTAAAACTTGAGTTATGGGGtactattttttaaaacaaacgAGTTACGTCTCACCTTAAATTCCACTTAGTGCCCTTGTCCCCCAAAACCAATCTGGGTTCTTCAGTAGTTGTCCAATCAAACAAATGCCATTGGTTAGATTTTTTGATTTAGTTGTATTATTCTTCTTACTTGTAAATCTCAGGTTGTGCTTTTCTGTTTCTGTTGTTTTAACCTTGACCGTATTAGCTTATTTCTGCAGAAGCAAATATTTAGCATAAGATTTCGTCTTCTCAATATGCATCTACTCAGGCTCAACTTTTACATTCTTAAAAGAGCTgtcattaaaatttaattttggtggcattttttttaattatttttttttcagtttcAAGGGTATTTCAGTTCTTTTTCACCTTTTCATAATCTGCTCTGTTTGGAGTGACAGTCGAAAAGGAGGACCAGAGAGCCCAAGGAAGAGAATGTCACTCTTGGACCTGCCACTAGGGACGGAGAAATAGTATTTGGTGTGGCTCACATCTTTGCCTCATTCAATGACACCTTCATTGTGAGTATTGCATTCAGTTcattaaattatgttttttctCTAATTTTTTTAGAGGACGCCAAAAAGCATTGTAATTTCTGATCGCATTTGCATTGGACATGCAGCATGTAACTGACCTGTCTGGAAGGGAAACCTTGGTTCGTATTACGGGTATGGAATCATGCATTTTGTCTTTGGTTTTCGTTATGTTCCCTGTGCCGTGAATCTAGCTGTTGAGTGATGATCTGTTGTGTTTTTAACTGCTCTCTTTGTATTCTTACAATGATATAATTTATGTTTGGGTTCACTGGACTGTGAACATTTTAATTTTGTACATGGTAAGGTACTAATGTTGATTAAAACTTTCTAGCTGTGGGGTAATTTTATGTGAGATTGGTATTTGTGTTTAACTGTTCATTATGATGTTGCACATGGATACTTTGCCGGTAGTAGACCGTAAAGCCGTCAGTGTGACTTGAGCCTGTCAACTCAGCCCTGCCACACAATTTAAGTAGGTTAGGTTGAAGTTTTATCAACTCATTTAGAGGCGGACCTAAATGGGTCAGCCCGTGTGGGCTGGGCTGGCCCCAGGCAGGCTTGGGTTGGCCCGCGGGCCTGGAaaggaaattattttttttatttatagatTTATTGtggtatatgtattttttttagtgaACGTTAATTTTTTGCGTCAATTAATTTGTATAAAATGTTCACTTGTGAAATCAACAATTAGAGCATATGagatgaaaattttaattaattataatggtTTTTTTCTGGGCCGCCTgtctaacccgcaacccaccttggaTTGGGTGTCTGGGGATTTTCAGCTCGTCGGGATGGTGGGCTGGCCCCCCCGCCCCGCCAAATGGCTGGCTTTTTACCCCTCGCCATGGGTTGGCTCGTCTAACAGCACTAACTAGCAGTTTTTTAAAAAGCATGAAAAAACACAGCTCTAACTTAAGCGCCAAGCGTGAGGAAAAAGCTTCGCCTCGTAGAAAAGCGTGGAAAAAACAGCAAACCCTTTGTTTGACATATCAACCATATAAAATTAaccacataaaaataaaaagatctAAAAAGCACAAATTTTTGGATAaagttcttaatttttttttcttaattaaaattaaaattctgaCTTTTAAACATTCTTTTAAATGAAAAatttaataacataaaattatttaacaaAAAAACCTTTAAATCATTAACATATATGTTTCGAACCCTTCCTTTGTGACTAACACACAATACTTGTCCTAGTGGCTATCCGAAGAAGTTTTACCCGGCACAATTTGTTATTTTGAAACTTATGGTTTTGATCAACTTGaaaatttatgcatttattattaaaatctaaAACGTTTCTGCACTCATAATCCGGTATCATAACTGCTTAAGCATTGTAAAGTTTGAAACTTGAAGCTTGATCAGAATCTTCGCCGTGCTCATGTTTTTTCAGAACCTTGAGTAGTAGGGGTAACGCACTAGGGGAATATAGAGAATAACCTTGGTCAaacttcattttaaaaaaataactctCTCAAGTGTACTTGAGTGTATTCAAATGTACACGaggtcatttttttaaaaaaatatttgaccaAGGTCATTTTTAAGATACTAAAGTTGATGAAAATTTTCCAACAGTAAATATCACGATAGCCTGGTTATTTGAGTTTTAATCCTTTTGCTGCTCTATATACTCGGGGGGGCCAGATACGAAGGTTGATTATTTGTTGGGCTTTTTTTTGATAACTGATtccttttttcaaaaaaatatatgtattcTATTaaaaattagattcaaaattacTTATGGTAGAACATAAATATAGCTGCATCTAAACGGAGCCATTTGGGCATGCTTTTGGAAATATTAATTTCTGCTTAAGGCTATTGGAATTTGATTTCTAATTAAACTTGAGAGTTGCAAAGCTATGGGTAGAAGGTGCATGTATTAATAATCTGACTAGTGTAATTTTTTATCTGATATGTTGTATAATTTCGATCAACATGCTTTGGAAATTCGATATTATTGTTTTCTACTTGTTTTGTAGCGCAATTTTTGCCTTTGGAGAGGCTCTTAGCTCATGTTTACTTCTCAACAAATTCGCCATAGTTGTTCGCATGTCTGGTTTGGAAATATTTTTGTGAGCAATGCTCTAGGCCTTGATCGATGCTTCCTTTTGATTGTAGGTGGAATGAAAGTGAAGGCTGATAGGGATGAATCCTCTCCATATGCGGCTATGCTTGCAGCCCAAGATGTTTCGCAGCGATGCAAGGTTTTATATACCACTATGCCTAAAATGTCATGGCAtagtaggtttttttttttaatgattattTACATTGACCAGAACATCTACTATGCAGGAGCTTGGGATTAACGCTCTTCACATTAAGCTTCGTGCTACTGGGGGAAACAAGACCAAGACTCCTGGTCCTGGTGCCCAGTCTGCTCTGCGAGCCCTTGCTCGTTCTGGCATGAAAATTGGGCGTATAGGTATTGTATTATATTGTCAATTGCTCGAAGCCCCATCTCTGTTTTAATATGAATTAGTCACGATATTTACTATCTTGTGTTATCATTCCTTTCCAGAGGATGTGACTCCAATTCCAACTGATAGTACTCGTAGAAAGGGTGGAAGAAGGGGAAGGAGGCTGTAATTCGCCGTCTGGTTATAACCATTCTTGCTACTATAATTTTGACAGTCTTCTAAAAGTGCAAGTTTTATTATATTCCTTGCTTAGTGTTTGAACAAAGATTTTAGACTGAACATGAAATCTGGTTTAATGTTTTATCGTTCTTGGACATGGGCATGTTGTGTGTTGGTGAGGTTACTGGATTTCAAGCTTAGCTTTTAACTTCTGTGCTTCAGTTGTCAAAATTAgcctattaaattttatttttcattaattattattatccttgaataaaaaattttggAATGTCAATAGtagtatttaaaaatattatattatatatatttgttatttttttaaaagataaaagTAATCTTGAAAGTCGTCACGAATCTTGCTGTGCTTTAGATGTTTCTTGGTCCGTTCGGGGAACGGAGACGTGCCGACGTATGGCTTAGTCAAAACCTGTTTGTTCATTCGTTGTTTGTGAAGAGTAGGGTTGTAATCGAGTCGACTCgaattttttaatgttttggTTGATATCGAGTattatttaacgaatatattaATAGACCGAACATTTATTCGAGTTTTTATTGTGTTTAaatgaatttaataaatataactgaaatttaattttctctgaacatatatattattattaaaattttaatttcattcTAATTATAGATTTTTATGATTGGTTTAGAAGGCCGAGCTATCCCGCCTTTTCTTATTTCGTTTGATTTGGCTTTAATGTATTCCCTtcaaaaaataaagtaaaataaaataaaaagagaatTGCAATTTTAGtgatgtaaattttttttttttgttttagttttataactttttaaaattttgtcttAGTTCAATGGCATGGATTTTATTTTgggttgtgtttttttttttcatgtcacTAAATCAAGTGAATATTACTTATTTGACACTAATACTCTCGTTTCGTATATGACttatttggaaaaaattaatcatatattacacattaaaattcaatacacacaaaaaaaaaaaaacgatacTAAATATTCACAGCCGATACCTGATGCACCCGCAAAATTTAAGCGGAAATACATGCTTTCATTAATTGACAAAATTATTGGTGTTGGGCGTATGCCGCCTCTAATAATTAACAAAGTATATGCATTTTGGTTATAAGACGAGATAGACCTGGCCATGGGCCGGGTCTAACTCGGATCCGGACCGTGATCAACGGGTTTGGGATTAATTCTAGACTTAGAGAGAAGAAACTAGCATACGAACGAGGTTAAACAAATATTCCTAAGTATATTTTAAGTTCAATATTCGAtgtggtttttattttttttttaaaaaaaggtaattgattgagagaaaaattttccAAACTCATTAGTCATATATGGAGTCGacgttcattttttttttaatttctctcCAACGCCGCCTACACCTTCCCTCTCCCTTGTCTCTCGTTCAAAAATCTGCACCAAGGAAGAAATACGTTCCTCGATCGCGTTCGTGCTAATCTAGATCGCTACTGAAGCTAGATTATACCCAACCTTCAATGATCAGgtaagttttaaatgcttttgaaaccaccattcgagaatatatgtattttgatatgaaaaactTGTATGTTGATGTGTATGTAATGTATATTTGCATATTTTAAGAGATTTTGAAGAGCATGATGTAGAACTATGAAACGAGAATCGTTCTTGATGTTTTATGAAAATACTTTTGAGAATTGATGAGAAAAGACGTgtgaatctgagaattttggTGTGTGCATTTTGAATGAAAAGTTTTGATGCAAATCTTTTGAAGATAAATGTTTTTGGGTGAATTTTTATCgagtttttgaagtttttcatgTGTTTGATTATAAGTTTCGATGGGTGAGTGTTTACTTTAAAAAAGGGATCGAAAAGGACGAGAAAAGATGAAATAAAAACGAGTTTCTGCACCCAGCTCCGTTGTCTGCATTCGCAGGAAGCATCCCAGGCGCAGGTGCGCCGTTTTTGGACGCCCCAACACCCATGGTCGTCGCGCCAGGACACGCAGAAATGCACGTCCCAGTGCCCAGGGTTCTGTCTCGGGCATCTGTTTCTTCGTATTGGGTTCCTAAATTCATGTTAATGATTTTTTAaggtgttttaattatttttaagagtctacgcaaaaagtttcaagtttttatgtcaagaacgaaaagaacgactcaCATGGATCGATTTAGCTATGTAGTgcatcccatcatcacgaagtctcaacctatgcaggtcaatcagactactgtcctaagaaaacaacttagaacaaaaactcaaaatttccaaacaagatcgatatttccatgctcccagatgaattacctcatcaatggcactaactcAGTCAAACGACTACTTAGGTCAGCCTTATgaagacacctagactaaccccatgtcaatccattaccgttgacttactcaaaatccatgagctatcctagttgattagtcaactaattccaagccaaacttagtaaaattacttgtaatcaaacacgaatctttgaataagtaaaacatgtatcattacttcaagttatgtacaatttcttttattacaatcccatgtaatacatacagtattcaaaatacaacaaaatgtacattcaataacttgaactgatacaaccaaattttGATGAttcatcaatacagtatttaaaatcgtcgaacttgtcttcactccttgagcatgaagcttccaatcgacacacgcatcgataccaGCATACTTccatccaagtctctctacatgtcctccagtgaagaactccggagaaatggcacgtgatagctaaccagctatgctctgcgtcagtgcatgtcagtcgacttcttctgctcacgatctaccatcagcgttcttcttgtatctaaatcatgcttttgaacatgaagtattccgtatgcctaccaaaagcatcgatacaagcataccgacaaaaccatgttctgcacgaggttaaagacctcactctcgaaacctgtcatgttttaggcactcgaggcattctctggtgaaggtctatctgacaatctcttcaactacgagtggagaatcttcaaggactggaaccaaatggattactaaaaaCCATTCATTctaaaaagccctcagaggtatctgacgcgatataaccgatattctcttccagtcttccctagctggaatccatatgttcttcgatcaacatcccaatgcatcaaatgatgaaccatccacagcagtcagtctatctatcgatatgctactactggtgttctcatcactgttgcattccttatagtaaaaacttctgccgcaaaccttggcaatgaagaaccaaatcttctttcgctagcctcaatcaatcctacaaggataatcaagaagtcttattatcaatttcctaagtccgttgcatgcagtgctctgataccataaatgtagagacccgacccagatccactacctaaccagagttaagagcataattaagcatgcattaaatcaaattgctgcggaagactaaatacaagtagactggcagaatacaaccggctaatcaaactcgatttatacaacccaatcgaattactttaaataaaacctacagcaaatcttgctgtcttcaaggtcacaggctactccaggctcctggtgcccaatcctgcacctatacctgccccatcgaatagggtatccagatacacagaaaatactggacgtgagctctaagctcaatacgaaagcacggataaacatacaaatatgatgcatgcaaatgaccgggtatccatatctgggataactgtatacaaactgctcaaactggcacctgggatataagctcgtcacatcggggtagctaaccactgtgtgcgaccactcattcccgaatcccggatgcggaccgcggagtcctcgaggtatcagtacctaagggtactcgatatcaaacgtcctaacagggctgagcaaccctaactggctcatttcgaaagatatacagatgtaca
It encodes:
- the LOC140890709 gene encoding small ribosomal subunit protein uS11x, giving the protein MSKRRTREPKEENVTLGPATRDGEIVFGVAHIFASFNDTFIHVTDLSGRETLVRITGGMKVKADRDESSPYAAMLAAQDVSQRCKELGINALHIKLRATGGNKTKTPGPGAQSALRALARSGMKIGRIEDVTPIPTDSTRRKGGRRGRRL